From Candidatus Nanohalococcus occultus:
CGCATCAATAGAGTAACGAGGTTTCCACTGTCCCGAGTTGTGGCCCGGTGAACCCGCCGTACCGGCGCACAGGCCGGTGACTCCCGGTGGGAAGCGAAGACCCTTTGAACCTTTACTGCAGCCTGTTGTTGCTGCGGGGGTCCAAGTGTGAAGCGTAGGTAGGAGACGTTACAGAGACGCGGCCGCTAGGTCGTCGCCCAGTCAACCATTGGACACTACCCTCTTGGAACCCTGCGGCTTACGTCTACGGACGGACAGCAGCAGTTGGGCAGTTTAACTGGGGCGGTATCCATATGATAATCAATCATATGGGTCCAAAGGTAGGCTCAACCCGTTCAGAAATCGGGTGTAGAGTACAAGGACAAAAGCCTGCTTGACTGGACTCTCAACAGTACGGAGTCCAGGCGCGAAAGCGTGGCCTAGCGAACCTCTGAGTGTCAAGTTTATGAGACCCAGGTATGACAGAAAAGGTACTCAAGGGATAACTGGATTGTCTGAGGCGCGAGCTCACATCGACCCTCAGGCTTGTTACTTCGATGTCGGCTCTCCGTATCCTGGCCGTGCAACAGCGGCCAAGGGTGGGGGTGTTCACCCATTAAAACGGATCGTGAGCTGGGTTTAGATCGGCGTGAGCCAGATCGGTTGCTATCTGCCGGGAGCGTTCTGACGGTTTGAGAGGAAATTTCGGACAGTACGAAAGGAACCCCGAAATGAGGCCTCTGGTGTATCTGTTATCCGAGAGGGTATTGCAGAGTAGCTACGCCTCACAGACGTAAGAGCTGAAAGCATCTAAGCTCGAAAGTCTCCTTTAAAAGAAACCGTCTCCGCTCTCAGTAGAAGACGAGGTTGATAGAGTGGCAGTGTAAGATTCAAGGCAACGAGAATTTCAGCTGACCACTACTAATCGCGGGTTCCAGTCCAACGACGAGACAATAGCTCAGCTTGAGCTTAATCGACAAAAATTGTTGATCGTCGTGGTCTGATTAGACGGAACGCACTAATTCCAAAACGTGATCTGACTGAACCTGACCAATTATGGATAACACATATTCTCTCTTTCATATTTTCTAGATTTGATTAACACGTTTCCTTTTCGTTTTACAGCAGAGTGTTCGACTTTACCGCACAGTGAGAGGGTCTGTGGAATCCCATGTAGTTGAGTTCTTTTTGCCGATTCCTTTTTGAAATCTCTCCCCGTAAGTTGGATTATGGCCAAGCAGGAACAGTCAACACTACCTTCCGGACAGGGAGGATTAGTACAGTACTTTGACTCCGATACAGGTTTCGACCTGAATCCCAAGACAGTTGTAGGGATCTGCGGAGCAGTAGCTGTGATCGAACTAGCACTACACACAGGGCTATTCGCGTAAACGGCTTCGTCATCAAGAGTCCGTAGCTCAGCCCGGACAGAGCGATCGGCTTCTAGCGATCGAAGTGTGATCTGACTTGAAGGTCTGTGGACTTCAGCAAAGCTGAAGTGGACCGCAGGCAATAGGTCGGAGCGCACCGTCATAAGATACCGATCGGCCGAGGGTTCAAATCCCTCCGGACTCGTACCAACCTTTTCCCAAAATCTGACTCATGAAAGTTAACTCTCCAGAAGACGCAGAACTTATAGTACAGAAACTCCCGTGTGACCTCGGTATACACCGGAACCCGCGGAAAGGGACGTTAAACGCGCCAGATAAACTGACCGCGGATCTAGACACGGGGAGAGAAATTTTAGTTGACGAGGTTTTCCCTAACGAATTCAACTTGGAGGAAACCCATAGACGAATCGAGGAAAACACGGAGACACTGGCAAATTACGGGAACTCCTTGATTTCAGTCGGCGGAGACCACTCAGTTTCTTTCCCCA
This genomic window contains:
- a CDS encoding preprotein translocase subunit Sec61beta, producing MAKQEQSTLPSGQGGLVQYFDSDTGFDLNPKTVVGICGAVAVIELALHTGLFA